The nucleotide sequence TATACATGCTCGTAGGCTTTTCATAGACATCAATACCCTCACAGCCACTACATATTCCGGGCATATTCGGATAACACCTCCCCGGGTTCCCACCGGCTTCCGCCTTTCCCACCTGGTCCCCGCATCATCTTCTCTTTTTCGGAGTCGTGGGCCCAACTAGGCAAGGGTTTGCTGGCGCTCTGCATCCTGGTGACTATCTGCCAGCGTGAAACCTACAAACACAATTACTCGTAGAAACGGGGATCAAATTGCATCTTCCTTTTTGACCCGCCACAGGCTGCTTGGACATTTCGCTAAGGCAAAATGTCGGATACAGTAATGGCTACCTTCCGTTGCTCCGCTATCGCGGAGTAAACGCCGGGCACCGTTTCGCCATGTCGAAAGGACAACAACGGTCGCTGGTCTGTGCCCAATCAATACACCATGCCGAAATGTCATTTCGCTAACACGAAATGGTAGCAAAGGCGTGCTGGTCACTTCTTATATGATGCCACTAGTTGGGGCGCTATTCTCGCCCAAGCGAAATACTAAACGCCAGGTTTTGGTTGCCCTCAGACAACAGTGCGGGCAGGCCCGCTATTTCGCTTGAGCGAAATGGTAACGCAGGTCGCTAATGATAGTGCTTGGCGGTGGCGGACCGCATGGGGTTCCAAGGGTTCGACCCTGCCCCAACTATAGGTTTTGGGACCCTCTCATTACAAAGCCCTTTGGTCATTTTTGGTCGTCAACAAAGATAGGTTTTTTACAAGAAACATAATTCCTTTCCTATACAGGTCATACTCGGTTATATATTGGTTTTGTACTTGATCTATCCTACAAAGCCAACTTTACATATTTTGGTTGTTGTAGCGTGGTAATGGTGTGCACCGGTGGCCAAGTCATTCATTTCTAGGCGCATGAGGGGTGATCTAATTTACTAATTGATAGTCCTTAACCCATTACTGTCTCTGTACTCTTGTTAAAAATTTTGTTGGTTGTGTTCATCCTCGATCATATGTAGAGGCTGGAAGTGCTTTAAATATTGTTTTATTGTCTTTGTACTCTTGTTAAATTTTTTGTTGGTTGTGTGCAGTGCATCCTCATATGCAGAGGCAGGCTGGGGGTACTATTTGTAAACTCTGTGTGCTTCGCGTTCAATTGCAGGTTCATCTCGCTTTCAGCTAATACTAACAAGAacaataaagaatatatatatacaaagacTTGTGAATAGAGATGGGGACGACCACATGAAGCCCATTTGACTATTTCCTCGGTCGAATCATGCATTCATGCCGGGCACGTTGTGTAAAACTCGACGCTCCTCGATCGGTTCAATCATGGATTCATGCAGTACTTAAAATGGACGAAAGCACGCTGCCCTTATTGCCTAGAAGGCTAGAATACACACACAattgccgtcgtcgtcgtcgtcctcagaCAACCTGTTCCCAGTTCCACACGAGGCCGAGTAGTGCCCTAGTTGCATATGCTTCAGCTAGCAGTCAGCACCCGCTAGCATGGAGATGTGCAACCACCCGGACAGACTGCAGGTGCAACCTCCCCAGTCCCCAATACATTTATATTTCACCAACCGGAATCCATTTCTTTGCAACCCACCACACGACCTACTGTCTCCTGGGATCGAATCTCGGATGTCTGATCTGGCCTCTGATTGGAGCTTCATCTATATCCTGCATTCGATCCAACCGTTTTTCACTGGAGTGTGTAGCATTACTTAAACCAGATCCACATTGCAGACAGCTAGCTGCCCGAAACTCTCAGTGGTCAGCCAGAGCCAGCCAGCATCCACCGGATCGGAGGCGGAGGCAGCGGCGACCATGGCTTGCTACGAGAGCGACGTGTTCGAACGCCACTGGAAGGAAATCGCCATCGCTGCCGCGGCTCTCCTGGTCCTCGGCGGCGTCATCGCCGTCCTCGTCATCGCCTTCGCCGTCGTCTACCCTCCCAAGGCCACCGCCGACGACGCCGTGCTGCAGCGGTTCGCGCTCGCGCCCGGCTCCCCCGCCGACAACTCCACCATCTCCTACAACCTCACCGCCACACTGTCCCTGCGGAACCCCAACATGTACCGGGGCATCGACTATGAGCCCATGGCCGTGGCGCTCTCCTTCAACGGCTCCCGCTTCGACGAGTCCGTCAAGAAGGTCCCGGCGTTCCTCCACAAGGCGCGGAAGACGTCCACCTTCCGTGTCACCATGGGCGGCGCGTCGCGTCCCATCAAACTCTCCGCGGAGGGCGTGCGGGAGTTCGCGGCGGAGAACGTGACGGGCAAGTTCGACGTGGAGCTGAAGCTGGACACGGTGCTGCAGTACAAGGGGCGCAAGGCCAAATGCCCGCTCGTGGTCATCTGCCCGCTCAAGCTGCAGCTCGTCGACCCGGAAGTCGCCGCCACCGCGTATCAGAAGACCAAGTGCACCGTCCTCCGGGCCAAGAAGTCCGGCTGCTGATTATGCGTCGCTGCCATGCATTCCAGATTTCCAGTTCCGCGGCTATTTTATTAGCAGTAGCTCCTGCTGGCTAGCTGTGGCATGCAAATGCTGATGAGTCGAGCCAGCTAGATCAGCTCAATTTCTGCCTCCTTTATTGTTTGCCATATATAATTCTTCAAGAATTCTTAGTTTCCTTCTTCCCAGAGAGGTTGTTGTTCTGTATTGCGTTTGGAGTTATTTCCGTACTTGGATCGATGATTTGATTTGATGGTTTATTAACAATGCCaatgatttactatatatatgcgATCGAGTCCTTCACAGTTTTGAGCGACTTTTGTTGTGCTATATCCTGGTTTTTCTTTACACGATCTTGTCAATCTCTATTTTACATCTATCTATAATCTGTTTATCTATCTATTCTATCTACTTctactttttgtttctttttttctctAACTAGCAAATATGCTCGTGCGCTGTGgtggaagaaaaaaataaatacaTTCATGAAAAACGATGATAGGAAGTGCTGCATGTCTATTTATGTTTTTCCTTTCTATTAAATTTAGAACCCTACTTTATTTTAGGATAACCATGACATCtataatataaattaaaattGGTAATAATATGTCAGTGTTCAATGAAACTTGTATCAAGTTAAATACAAAATACAACGTtgatagatttttttttcttccgCTGCAAAGCATAAAAATATTTAAATGTAAATATATCATAATTAAAAAATTATACCATCCATGTGTTTCTGTAGTTAAATATTTAGTTTCGTCTTTTTCTTCGAAGACCATAAAAATCCGTAGTTGGAATCTCTGAGTAAAGTCGGCAAGGAATTAGTTGTTGACGTGTAAGAATTCTGgtgcttatgacaagatacctctCAATTTTTCACATGGCAGCTCTCGTCGAGGATTGCAGACAAAAACTTTTATTTAGACGTGATTAGAAAGTAAATTGATCAAGATATCAGTTCACTGGTTCATTAGTTGGACCATCCAGTAATCTAGAATTTAATAAAATAGGTTTTGTTTTTAATCAAATCACAAAACTGCATAAAGCGCAATGGTCCAAAGAATAGTGTTGTGTTTATTATTTGTTTTTACGTTTATTtatgagaaaaacaaaaaaaggacCGCAGTTAGGAGAAGATTTTAGGGAAAAATAAGACCAAGCGAATGCTAACAAAGGAACTTGCGGGCCAGACAAAAACTTGCGGATAAAAAAAATAGGAACAAAAAACACCGTAGCTAAAGAAACAAATTTTGGAAAGATAAAATAGAACCAAGCGGATGCACAAGAGAGGAACGTACGGGCCATATAAAAAAACTTGCGGACCAAAACTTTAGGAACGTGAGGACAAAAGGTTGTATATTTGCCTaatttttctttatttctttttctatttAGATTAGGACTATGATTCAATATCAAACATGATCAGGTCTATTTAGATTAGaattctaactcgtatgagcatgaattatatatataataagtcTGAACCCAAGAAACTCTCTATTGTCCGGTAGTTCTTAAAGGGAGACGACAAAAAATGCACGGACCAAAAAAATAGGCTAAAATTTTgcatctttattattaggtatagataaaaaaaaaatgTGAAGGAGAGACTCTATAAGGC is from Miscanthus floridulus cultivar M001 chromosome 7, ASM1932011v1, whole genome shotgun sequence and encodes:
- the LOC136465400 gene encoding NDR1/HIN1-like protein 10 — translated: MACYESDVFERHWKEIAIAAAALLVLGGVIAVLVIAFAVVYPPKATADDAVLQRFALAPGSPADNSTISYNLTATLSLRNPNMYRGIDYEPMAVALSFNGSRFDESVKKVPAFLHKARKTSTFRVTMGGASRPIKLSAEGVREFAAENVTGKFDVELKLDTVLQYKGRKAKCPLVVICPLKLQLVDPEVAATAYQKTKCTVLRAKKSGC